Proteins from one Anopheles nili chromosome 2, idAnoNiliSN_F5_01, whole genome shotgun sequence genomic window:
- the LOC128730674 gene encoding uncharacterized protein LOC128730674, which yields MKQNILFAFSLAVCLLTGQVRAQATVAINVGGSIITVASSDINTLLAIVASLQSTTTTGAATTTVAGATTTTAAATTTTTVAATTTTAAATTAATTTTVAATTTTTVAPTTTTTAAPTTTTTTVAPTTTTTTAAPTTTTTTAAATTTTTAATTTTTVAPITVSVTVNGSTVTVSSSNNSLVNVVLQIISSLTATTTTTTASTTTTTTAAATTAATTTTTAAATTTTTAAATTTTTAAATTAATTTTTAAPTTTTTTTVATTTTRRPCHPHPHPHPPYGGMGGRLGIFGRAGYGLGVRAGVVAPQVGGILPAVARTVVGTGLSVVGSAANLAGNVVNAVGNVANGVLGGLGNAAASIGSGLNTALTGGLSTGLNTGLSAGLSGGLSANVQAGTRYVGGHSHGGVGGRFYAGFGAMG from the exons atgaagcaaaacattTTGTTCGCGTTTTCCTTAGCAGTTTGTCTGCTAACCGGCCAAGTGCGGGCTCAAGCTACTGTAGCTATAAATGTCGGTGGAA GCATAATTACTGTCGCTTCGAGCGATATCAACACCTTACTGGCAATAGTAGCTTCCCTGCAGTCTACAACGACTACAGGAGCAGCAACTACCACGGTTGCCGGAGCGACGACAACAACGGCAgctgcaacaacaacgacTACTGTAGCTGCAACAACAACTACTGCGGCCGCAACTACGGcagcaacgacaacaacagTTGCTGCGACAACCACAACAACTGTTGctccaacaacaacgacaacagctgctccaacgacaacaacaaccacgGTTGCTCCAACGACTACTACGACCACGGCTGCTCCAACGACTACTACGACCACGGCTGCTGCAACGACTACTACGACTGCTGCCACAACCACCACAACGGTTGCTCCAATCACGGTTTCTGTCACAGTGAATGGATCCACAGTGACCGTATCCTCCTCCAACAACTCCCTAGTGAACGTTGTTCTTCAGATAATCTCCAGTTTAACGGCAACTACAACCACGACCACGGCCTCAACGACCACAACAACTACGGCTGCCgcaacaacggcagcaacaacgacTACGACGGCAGCTGCGACGACTACTACGACCGCTGCCGCCACTACCACCACAACTGCCGCGGCCACTACTGCAGCAACGACTACTACCACTGCTGCTCCGACTACTACGACTACTACCACCGTAGCAACAACCACTACGAGGAGGCCATGtcatcctcatcctcatcctcatccACCGTACGGTGGCATGGGAGGACGATTGGGCATATTCGGCAGAGCAGGTTATGGGCTAGGTGTTCGTGCCGGTGTTGTAGCTCCACAAGTTGGAGGAATCCTACCGGCCGTGGCTCGTACCGTTGTAGGCACGGGATTGAGCGTAGTTGGTTCCGCTGCCAACTTGGCCGGGAATGTGGTTAACGCCGTTGGAAACGTTGCGAACGGAGTGCTGGGAGGACTCGGCAATGCTGCCGCCAGTATTGGCAGCGGATTAAATACTGCGTTGACTGGAGGATTGAGCACTGGCTTGAACACCGGACTGAGCGCAGGTCTAAGCGGTGGACTGAGCGCAAATGTCCAAGCTGGCACGAGGTACGTCGGAGGACACAGTCATGGAGGAGTTGGAGGAAGATTCTATGCAGGATTTGGAGCAATGGGATAA
- the LOC128730700 gene encoding uncharacterized protein LOC128730700, with protein MTSLGCFNHQCNSVAIATIVFLLATMIDVREQTMLTEHPSTTEDLPYSKQITSNSRIQSPTMSSSLPSTPSSQPISSPASTSWPEPVSESASSATLLPVTPLHVAIPPLPSSLTVSAESLIREVTSAATDASTRPLPESTIAQEVELGSVITTSLSVPANPTALGSVTVAQYDASSANIKYTTFRPLLIPTLPDVRRSRIVHSMPYQSKHHHERHWGPFFEEPVNVTSGAALQVGYHLSTEAILNCRVGMLKDKTVMWIRRTTDKVSLLTVGNNTYSGDPRIRVKFQYPNNWRLHINPIKSDDAGLYMCQVSTHPPRVFATNLTVLEPAVRIVDEMGYEFFDRYYKLGSTIDIACQVSVSYLASLPPSAKQPAILQQRSSKASSGPSLANSLGPTASGNEWSKHANEQENKPTPDVTERGLISWTKDGAELPKDVKMSFSGTQQWLISRLSILQANRVHSGVYNCTVAGKHGTSAQVQVLNGETPAAVQHNFGPRLEAFVPIGDRTALVAIIWCVLLNLGWLRLSFSLLC; from the exons ATGACATCGTTGGGCTGCTTCAACCATCAATGCAACAGTGTCGCAATAGCGACCATTGTGTTTCTGCTGGCGACGATGATTG ACGTACGAGAGCAGACGATGCTGACGGAGCATCCGTCGACCACGGAGGATCTACCATATTCTAAACAAATCACCTCAAACAGTAGAATCCAATCTCCGACAATGTCATCGTCGCTGCCATCAACGCCGTCCTCGCAGCCGATCTCTTCACCGGCGTCCACATCCTGGCCGGAGCCGGTGTCGGAGTCTGCGTCATCGGCCACTCTCCTACCCGTGACGCCACTGCACGTGGCAATCCCTCCGTTGCCGTCATCGCTGACAGTGTCAGCCGAGAGTCTAATCCGAGAGGTGACATCGGCAGCCACGGACGCGTCGACACGTCCGCTCCCGGAATCTACGATCGCACAAGAAGTGGAGCTGGGCTCGGTGATAACAACGTCGCTCTCGGTTCCAGCCAACCCTACCGCGCTAGGTAGTGTCACGGTGGCACAATATGACGCCAGCAGtgcaaacataaaatacacGACATTTCGACCAT TACTAATACCTACCTTACCTGACGTGCGGCGTAGTCGAATTGTTCATTCGATGCCTTATCAGAGCAAGCATCATCACGAGCGTCACTGGGGACCTTTTTTCGAGGAACCGGTCAACGTGACTTCCGGGGCGGCCTTGCAGGTTGGATATCACTTATCAACGGAGGCCATCCTCAACTGTAGAGTAGGAATGCTTAAGGATAAAACG GTAATGTGGATCCGAAGGACCACCGATAAGGTGTCGTTACTCACCGTGGGCAATAATACATACAGCGGGGACCCGAGGATAAGGGTCAAATTTCAATATCCCAATAATTGGAGGCTACATATCAACCCGATCAAATCAGACGACGCCGGACTGTACATGTGCCAGGTGTCGACGCATCCGCCGCGGGTTTTCGCAACGAACCTGACCGTCTTAG AGCCCGCCGTCAGAATAGTGGACGAAATGGGGTACGAGTTCTTCGATCGTTACTACAAATTGGGCAGCACGATCGATATCGCGTGCCAAGTGTCGGTGTCGTATCTTGCGAGCCTTCCTCCCAGCGCGAAGCAACCGGCAATACTGCAACAACGATCGTCGAAGGCCTCTAGCGGTCCTTCCCTAGCTAACTCCCTGGGCCCAACTGCATCGGGGAACGAGTGGTCGAAGCACGCCaatgaacaagaaaacaaaccgacgCCCGACGTCACGGAGAGAGGGTTGATTAGCTGGACCAAGGATGGCGCCGAGCTGCCGAAGGACGTCAAGATGAGTTTTAG TGGCACCCAGCAGTGGCTCATCAGCCGGTTATCGATTCTGCAGGCAAATCGTGTCCATAGCGGCGTCTACAACTGCACCGTCGCCGGCAAACACGGTACGTCGGCTCAGGTGCAGGTCCTGAACG GTGAAACTCCGGCCGCAGTTCAGCATAATTTCGGCCCACGGTTGGAAGCATTCGTCCCGATCGGGGATCGTACGGCACTGGTGGCAATAATCTGGTGCGTCCTGCTGAATCTCGGATGGTTGCGGCTTTCCTTTTCGCTGCTCTGTTAA